Within the Triplophysa dalaica isolate WHDGS20190420 chromosome 2, ASM1584641v1, whole genome shotgun sequence genome, the region TGTTGGGGGATTGTAGAGGGAAATATGATCTATAAAAAATGCTGTTCatataaaaaaggacaaaatcaTCAGTCTCCAGGGCAAAATTCTGAAGTAATCACAGACCATATAGTAGCAAAAATTACCCCAGTGTGTCCACCCTGTTGTCTTAGTTATGATATATAACTTATGATTTAAGGAACTTGGATATAACATTATTCACTTAAAAAAGATAATCTATGTGAACTTCGTAAAGATCTAAgtattatacagtattatataaGTATAATAATTAAAACGGTCTATCCTGTTGTTGTGTCCATTGTGTGATTGCTGTACCCCCTGCCCACCCTTTCCATCTGTAATTGCTCTTCTTTTTTTGCTAATTTTGGTGGAAATCGACAATCAATAAAAGGGCAACctaatgttttgaaaaattaaaCTTGTTACGTAAAAAGTAAAATCCAGCCATTTTTTAAAAATTGATCATTCACATAATGGGGACTGACTCTTATATTTCAGTAAGTTATTACAAAAAAGAAACCATAGAAGGTTAAGGAACACATTGTCTGTTGCTTAAAGCAAGCATGATACACAAACATATTGTTACTTCCTTTGTTCTCTTGATAGATTCAAAATATTCAGCTGGAGAGGGAAATGGCACTTGCGGCCAACCGCAATCTGGCCGAGCAAAACCTTGACATTAGACCCCGTCTTGAAAAAGAAAGAGCTCGGTTGGTGGACAAATACACTGAACTTGAGGAAGTGAGAGATAAATACAAACAGCAATGTGTCCTGAGAGGTAAGTAAAAGATGGGAGTGCCAGTTGATTCTGGTTAAAAAAGGAGATGCAAAAGTGAATATGGAAAGAATCTTtctaaaaatatgtaattgtCAAACATGCTCATTAAGAAAATTGATTTCCTACtgtaacaaaaaattataattaaaaatacatcagCTACATGCACCTTTTCCCCCgcaaatatcttctattgttaTCGCTACTTTAGCAGAGTGATTAAATCCAAGTAAAAATGTAGCGTTCATTGAACACTTTTGCTCTCACTATAATTAAGTTGCACTGACAATCTTTTGAGTCCTTAAAATGAGTTCTATTGTGCTGGCCACTTGCAGGGAACCTTCTGGTATCGTGAAACCATGAATTTAATTTCTTATCTGCTTTTTATTCCTTTGACTGTTCATAGAGACTTTTGAGTAGACACAGGAAGCTCTGCTGAGTTTCTAACAAGAGCTTGTTAGTTTTCATCCAGAAAGTCAGTTTACAGTTAACAAGGCCACCTGTTCTCCTCCCCCATTTATACATCCGTGACATTACATCACACTATAGCTATGTGTCTGGCCAAAAAACTATATGAGACTCTTTGGTAACTGTAGTTTTTTCCCTTGATTTACTCTTTCCATTCTTATTGTTTGCTTCTTTTACGTCATTACACATAGCGAAGTCATGGAGTTGCATAACCTGTTCTCATTCAGCTTCTTGGTTTTTTCATATTCCTTCTGCCCTGTCTGcattctttttcagtttttttttttgtctctgtagACTGTATAAAGGGGCAGGTGTCTCCAGAGGGGCTGATGACTCGTCTGCAGACAGAGGGCGCCAACACAGAGGCAGAATCAGAAGTGAGATACAATCGCCTAGATGTTTGGCTTGCTGTGTGTTGTTGAAAATCTGTTACTAATAAATAGACTTGTATGATATACTgagttttttaaacaaaaaatatctgttCAAGTGTATttgaaatttatattaaatctaaCATTACctttgttttagaaaaacaatacacgtgttaaaaaaatctaaaattactTACTaaattcaaaacatgtattatattattgaattaatgtaatatttaatttaaatgtatgtgaaaTACTCGTGGTAACATTTACAATATAgcattcaagattttttttttttttttaaggaatgtgacataataaaaaatgaggGACACAAAGtcagttaaaatgtttaatgttttaataactcATTAATCAAAGTGAGAGAATCTAGCATAACAGCATTACTTTTACAAGCTTGAAGATcactctgtctctttctttcagACTCTAGCAGATGAGTTTCTTGAAGGTTCGATATCGCTGGACTCTTTCCTTGAACGCTTCCTTTCCCTCCGTTGCCTCGCTCATACAAGACGAGTGCGTATTGAAAAGATGCAAGAAATTCTCTGCCAAAAAAGCAAAGGGATAAGAGATGCTCCAATGACATCACAACCCTGTGCTAATCAGGATGCTGGATCATCATCAGCGTGGCAACAGCCGCAGCCTCAACAGCAACAAGGCTCCAACATTAACTCGCCCTCCAATGCCACCAGTTCTGCTGTTCCCTACTCCCCCTACCCAGTTGTACCCCCAAACCACCCCCCTACAGCCTCCACAGCAGGCCCCACCAACTCAAACACAGCGTTTCAGCCATACCCCAGCCAGGGTGCCCCCTTTCCACCAATGACAGGCTACTCCGCCCCCAGGCCCGCTTTTGGTCCTACCGCTTGTCCATATCCCACTCAGCCCTCATTTCCCGGGCCACCGTTTGGGCAGTTTGGTCCCACGCCTGACCCGTACCCAAGTCCACACCCTTATGGAGGGTATAGCTACCCCTCGGGCCCCCACGGGCCATCAACCCAGTCACCAACAGGTAGACCTCTTTATAGGCCAGGTTTTGGAGTCCCACAACAATATTCCTGAGCCACTCTGTGTATGTCActgtctttttctctcattACTCTCCCACTCGTCTCTCGCCCTTCTCCTCTTGCTCTGCCTTTCCTTACCCTCAGATTTGTGGTTTGTGTACCCGTGTCACATCCTGTACCTGTCTGAGGCTTTAAAAGAACACTTGAGAATGGGTGTGCTTGTTCCCCCCTGTGAAACTTCAAAGAAAGACTCGGTCAGAGACTCTGTATGGGCTTCACAGGTTTTGCAGGCTCAGTTCCAGACCATTTAAAGCATGTTTCTCAAACCGATTTGAAGAAATCACTgatatgttaatatttttgaagatgagattttttttttttgacaaaattgcATTGCAGCTCAACCTCGATTTCAGTGGTTTTGCTGAGATAAACAGGTCACACTACGCAGAGCATTCCTTTAGCATTAAGGCATCAATATATACCCTTTGCAGTCCAAAAAGCACAGCATTGTCATTCTATTTTAACTCGGATGTAAACTATTTATTGAAGCTGAGCTTATTCTGTatcataattatatttttgcaatttcCATATGTGCAAATTTCACCAGTTTTGTAAATTTGGCTGGGTGCAATCATGGGTTCTGTTACGAATGTGTACCAATGCACCAATAGATGACTCCATCCATTACCTCCTTTGcttaattttctcttttttttcttcacacCCTTCCACTCCACCTATTTTAAATATAGCTTGACAGTGATCAAAAAGCATAGATTATTACCGTACGTTCTCTAGTAGACACaatgtaatttgtattaatGGATATGTAAAGAGAAATCAGAGAGTAAGGGGTTATAACATAGACATACTGTATCTTTTGTCTGCTATAGCACAGGATAAGGGATGGGGGTGCAGGTTATAACATAGCACAGAGCATATGCAAGATAATAGGAGATGCATAACATGCTGGTAGTTATATACCATTCAGTACCTACCGTAGGGTACAGAAAACTTTTTGTAGTAGAACTATGCAGACAAAATGCCTTGACATTGGCTGCATATTTTACGCTTTAAGTTGACGGTTTCATGATCTTGTCTTCGAGTCTTAGTTACGTTAAAAAATGGAGAGAATAGGATCCGATGGTGCTCGCCCCAGATTCACTACCACAAACCGAACACCTTATGCTGTGGTTTAGTTAAGGACTACCCCCAGATTCACTCGATTTACAACATCAACCACTTAGTTTAAAGGTCACAACACAAAAGATCAACAATTTCTTGGCCTCACCCACAAAAGGCCtaaatttgtcatttataaaGATGATATCTAGTCTCCCCTGGGTTAAAAAAAGTGCACTTGTGTTCACTTTCTCATTATTGGCCATCTGGAGGACCACGTGAATCGCAGTCCATACTAACAGCCCGACACTCGTTGACAACAGGAGCTGGGATCGGGGCCATGCGGggtctttctttatttttgtacttttaaagCAATTCAAAACCAGAGGCGTCCTCAATCAAGCCTCGGGAGGCTTTATCTAATTCATGAACTCAGTAAATAAGACTCAGGTTTGTAGCAGAACCCCCACTTTTAGGGTCCCTCCCCAGCACCTGGAGCAAGGGAGAGACCAATACGACACGAGGATAAGAAAAAAATGGAATGAAGAAATTTTATTAGCACATTGATTTGCAGCATTAGGGGGAAGAGATTCTATTTCATTGGTTGTGATGACTGTAGCCtgttaaaagtgtattttaagttttattgtcCTTTTTTCTCGGGTGTTAATATTAAACACTGAAGTTGATCTACCATGCCtgtgttgcttttttatttataattactCATGAAGTagtttgatattattattaatattggtctttttttatttgtcaagtttattgtttgagatattttatgAATAGTTATCTGAGGATAAAGCAAATCTAATGTCTCTGAAATGTACACATGTTAAGATCACTTATTCATTCCTTATTAATACTATTTTAAGATtgtagaataataaaaaaatcatcaaaataatAATGCCATGATGACTAAAGAATTATGTGATGTGTGACTAAAGAAAAGTAAAACATCAAAGGGATGTTATATTTGGTGTCTTTGAAGTAGCTGCCATTCGTCTTGAATTTGCTGAATTGGCATTTAACAGCCAGTTTCTTCAGGTCTCATCCTGGGACCCTTTTAAAACCGTAATGGGCTTGCATTGCTTGCCTTTCCCCATTATTTAGTCAAATCCTCCTTTTCAAAACGTGCCTATCCAATATAATTTTAGTTATCTTACAAAAGAAGTTGTGTTTTCACAATAAGCTTATATTTTTAGCTACAGAATAATTTCAAATAGCAATAAGCAAATGCCTAGATCAAATgatttttaagattaaaaagtacatttcattcaatttttGACCTGTAGCCTacagtttaaagaaaagtgGCAGTTCAACTCATTGACTCACTGAAAGCTGTTTAAATTCCGCTCAAATTGAATCATAGATGAGAGTTTCAAGCGGGTGTTATggggaattttttttacaagttcAAAAACCAGCCTTTACGGGGTCTTTCTTTAACTGTACGGTATGGTAAACCAACCCCGGCGACACatgagaaagagcgagagagcgagggaGGTACATAGGCGGCTGGGAAACATTGTGAATGAAAAGAAGATATGAGTAACGGTGAAATGAAAGCATATGTCTGGATATTGGTGCTTTTTTTGAGTGTTATACAATTCATGTTTCACTTCCATGCTCGCCGTAGATTTCTCGGTGTTCATTACTCATCGGCGACCTGCACGAGCATTTTCAGTCCGCCCTTCTCCAAAATAAACCCACTCCCGCTATGCAAAAAACAGGTTGTGTTATGCAGATGTTATGCCTTTTCACCCCTAGACTTTTTATCACTGCTATATAGGCCTATAACTCAACCCCCATTCTGTATCGATCCTCATATTGATTTCtgtattctttatttgtttactgtattcttttttttttttttgagtcaCAGaagtttaaataattataaacaagtgggagaacattttaaactttgAATATAACACTTTTTTTCTCCACccaccttgttttttttttaaagcttttcttcattttttgtctgtgtttttttgtctctttgAAGTGAGGAAGCAGTGCAGTGTGCAATCAAACACAAAACGTGATTACAagcaaacggagagagagagagaaagaggatgaGGGCGGGGAAACGATCAAGCTCCACACCTCTGTATTTCCTTTCACTTAATATTCTTGTCATTTGCTCCACACGTTTGTTTCTGTCAGTCACCAACACGGTAAGATCTGATAATATAATTGTTTAAGGCTGGTTTGATGTTTGTATGGTACAATGAAAGCTGTCTTTAGTTTTTTGATGCTTGGCGGCCTTTGAACGAAACCGTCTTCAGAGTACAGAGGAAAGATAGCTGTCAACTAAAAGCAAGAGACGAATCATTTGATAAAAGAAAGGTGAAATTCGATAGAGTCCAGTGTGTATCAGCAAATTTCTGTAAGGTCTTGTGAATTACGGGCAAGTTTTTGTTCTTTGTAAGTGAAGTCATGTTACGATGACATTTATACATTCTGACAATGTAGAGCACAATCACAGCTTTGGGTTTTTGTTTATTCACTTAAGCAGTTTCCCTGATAACAGAACATTTAAGAAATCCAAAGTAAGACACTGTCATTTTGCTCAGGacattaaatttaataaaacactgaCTTGGATGCCAAAGGTCACTCATTTGACCTCTAGGCctgttttaatctttttttgtggaaaaaatataatcaaatgttGTTCAATTTATCTTGTGTAGCACAGATCTTTACCAGATGGAGAACTCTTTGTTGACGACATTCACGGCGCTTCTGCTCATTAGTATTCGTAAGTGAACTGTTTGCTATTAAGATGCATGACTTGATGAAGTTCCATTATTTGATCTCAATGTATggtgttatttttgtttctttattattcaatcaaaaatacagtatttgagatcaaaataattatactcttaatacatatatatatatataatattgcagataaaaagttatattatggctgtttttatttttaaacaaagtaataTTTTCACAATTTCATTTGCAATGTGCATTTTTCTTTAATCGCTTTTCATCACCTTCCTACACACTTCGCTCTCTGCCCTGTTGTCTTTGTTTGCGGAACAGAAACCTTTGCTTTTGGGTTGAAAacttttgcaaaacaaaaaatttgCTTTTGGGTTGAAAACTTTTACTTGCCAGGCAGGCAGAATCTACTCACCTGAATGAAAGACCTTTCTCTATTTGCCACTTTCAATCAAAGTCAAGTAAAAAACTCCATCCTGATTTGAAAATGCCCAGTAATTGGGAAACACCCcttttgcttttctttgtttGCATAACAAAAACTTTTGCTTTTGAGTTGAAAAGTTTCGCGTAACAAAACTTGAAAACCCAAAAGCAAACGTTTTGTTCCGCAAGCAAAGACAGCAGAGCAGAGAGCGAAGTGTAGGTACGTGATGAAAACttaattgaaagaaaaacatttttctttttttgtcttaataAATGTCACAACTTTCATTcactgtattgtatttttaccaTTGTCATGCAAAATATTGTAAGCAGTTTAAAAAGCAACCAGTTCCACTATATATTAAAAGTAGAACTGTTGGACAAGCATAAATTTGTACTGGTAAAATGATATTTGATCAAATGATAATTGATCATTTATAagcaaacacatactgtactctTCATCtctaattcatatttttaactaCCTACCAATTGGAACCTGTCGTCAAGACAAAAAAGATCATTGTGCGGAGTAACATTTTACCAGTACCGTAGAATCATACTATGGGTGAAACTAAATATcattatataatatagatatataactaaataaacTTATGCATGTATTATTTGTTCATCcctaaattaataaaagattttaatttcttctcGTTTAGCAGACAAAAGTGTATACTGTACTCTTACATCGAGTTGCTGTAAGATAAGACCCTTTTTGGGTAACTTATACATCCAATGGTGTTTAAATGGcaattatgtcattttttaaaagtcCTTCTATTTTAAGGTCAACTGTTAAGAGTATTTGAGCAACTGTATTTCATATGAACTAATGAGAATACATTAACATAagaacaacattttataaagtagCCAGAAACAACTTTCAAAGTATAGCCTgcttattttattgctttttatcttattaataatttaatatgttAAACCCCAGTAACATTGAATGAGGTTTTTAAAATAGTGTTTCTCATGcgtaaaaacataaacaataaaatatatcaataggAATGCATTTTTTTACGTGCAAACCATAAAACATagtcaaataataataatgttctttaaaaaaggtgcttttgTTGTGTcctatttttacaattttgtgcCGGCACCTGACCGCACATCAAAGAAAAAGATGCATTTCTAGTAAGCAGCGCTTTATCACACTGCAGATTCCACCAATTTTGAAAGCAACAGTTGactttttgtactttttcaaTGTTGTTTTCAAGCACTGGAATCTCTTGGATTTATATTGGATGTAtacatttgtgattttaaagttTACAATGATCTTCAgactttattttagtttaaaatccATATGAATGTTGTAAAGTATCGTAGTCGTGGTACATGTTTAATTGAATGTGTTTCCAATATCATttcaaatatt harbors:
- the vps37c gene encoding vacuolar protein sorting-associated protein 37C; this translates as MEKLQDLSQSELQDLLDNSERVESMALESDEIQNIQLEREMALAANRNLAEQNLDIRPRLEKERARLVDKYTELEEVRDKYKQQCVLRDCIKGQVSPEGLMTRLQTEGANTEAESETLADEFLEGSISLDSFLERFLSLRCLAHTRRVRIEKMQEILCQKSKGIRDAPMTSQPCANQDAGSSSAWQQPQPQQQQGSNINSPSNATSSAVPYSPYPVVPPNHPPTASTAGPTNSNTAFQPYPSQGAPFPPMTGYSAPRPAFGPTACPYPTQPSFPGPPFGQFGPTPDPYPSPHPYGGYSYPSGPHGPSTQSPTGRPLYRPGFGVPQQYS